In one window of Gossypium arboreum isolate Shixiya-1 chromosome 4, ASM2569848v2, whole genome shotgun sequence DNA:
- the LOC108458966 gene encoding WAT1-related protein At1g25270-like has product MGRIENIFHSIKPPLLMVLVQIIFAGVNVMYKLAADDGMSLRLIVVYRFMFATVIMVPLALIFERKSLKKINRKVLLQAFLCGLFGGSLGQNLYLQSLVHTSATFVAAMINLAPAFTFILAICFKMEKLAIRTNAGKAKVCGTLIGIGGAMVFTFYKGIDINIWSTNVNLLKHHHHHQQVGPGPSYHGTGHFIIGAFFGLLSCISFSLWLINQAKMSVGFPYLYSSTALMCLMGSIQGALYAVCTVRDWNQWKLGWNVRLSAVAFVGIMGSALLVFLVSWAVRLKGPLYAAIFNPLGLVFVAIVGSLLLDEKLHLGSIIGGLMIVCGVYVVLWGKAKEMKQKTQLVPVPTVDEESNEIEEDKQSENKETDEEQEHEGTETPPVIILA; this is encoded by the exons ATGGGTCGAATTGAGAATATTTTTCATAGTATAAAGCCGCCATTGTTAATGGTATTGGTACAGATCATATTTGCTGGTGTTAATGTAATGTATAAGTTGGCTGCTGATGATGGGATGAGTTTAAGGCTTATTGTAGTTTATAGATTCATGTTCGCCACTGTTATCATGGTTCCGCTTGCTCTTATTTTTGAAAG GAAGAGCTTGAAGAAAATTAATAGAAAAGTACTGCTTCAAGCGTTTCTTTGTGGGTTATTCGG AGGATCATTGGGTCAAAACTTGTACTTGCAAAGCTTGGTGCATACATCTGCAACATTTGTTGCAGCCATGATCAACCTTGCTCCAGCCTTTACTTTTATTTTGGCCATTTGTTTCAA GATGGAGAAACTGGCAATAAGAACAAATGCAGGGAAAGCCAAAGTGTGTGGGACATTAATAGGAATAGGTGGAGcaatggtattcacattttacaAAGGTATAGACATAAACATCTGGTCAACAAATGTAAACCTTTtaaagcatcatcatcatcatcaacaagTAGGTCCTGGACCTTCATATCATGGCACTGGTCACTTCATTATCGGTGCTTTTTTCGGTCTTTTGAGTTGCATTTCTTTCTCTTTGTGGTTGATCAATCAG GCTAAAATGAGTGTGGGGTTCCCTTACTTGTATTCAAGCACTGCTTTGATGTGTTTGATGGGATCAATACAAGGAGCTTTGTATGCAGTTTGTACTGTGAGGGATTGGAATCAATGGAAGCTTGGGTGGAATGTTAGGCTTTCAGCTGTTGCTTTTGTG GGAATTATGGGGTCTGCTTTGTTGGTGTTTTTGGTATCATGGGCTGTTAGGTTGAAGGGACCATTGTATGCAGCTATATTCAATCCATTGGGGCTTGTGTTTGTTGCTATTGTGGGATCTTTGTTACTTGATGAAAAGCTGCATTTAGGAAG TATCATAGGGGGATTAATGATAGTATGTGGAGTATATGTGGTACTATGGGGCAAAGCCAAAGAGATGAAGCAAAAAACACAGTTAGTACCAGTACCAACAGTTGATGAAGAATCAAATGAAATAGAAGAAGATAAACAAAGTGAAAATAAAGAAACTGATGAAGAACAAGAGCATGAAGGAACTGAAACTCCACCTGTAATAATTTTAGCTTAA
- the LOC108460779 gene encoding fructose-1,6-bisphosphatase, cytosolic-like encodes MDHAADAHRTDLMTITRHVLNEQTKYPESRGDFTILLNHIVLGCKFVCSSVSKAGLAKLFGLAGETNIQGEEQKKLDVLSNEVFVKALISSGRTCLLVSEEDEEAIFVDQSKRGKYIVVFDPLDGSSNIDCGVSIGTIFGIYMVKHKDNPTIDDVLQPGNNLVAAGYCMYGSSCTLVLSTGSGVNGFTLDPSLGEFILTHPDIKIPKKGKIYSVNEGNAKNWDEPTRKFVEKCKFPTDGSPPKSLRYIGSMVADVHRTLLYGGIFLYPADKKSPNGKLRVLYEVFPMSYLMEQAGGQAFTGKQRALDLVPGKIHERSPVFLGSYDDVEEIKALYAAADAAK; translated from the exons ATGGATCATGCAGCTGATGCCCATAGAACTGATTTGATGACCATCACTCGCCATGTCCTTAATGAACAAACCAAGTACCCTGAATCTCGTGGTGATTTCACCATCTTGCTCAATCATATTGTTCTTGGCTGTAAATTCGTTTGCTCTTCTGTTAGCAAG GCGGGTCTTGCCAAACTATTTGGACTTGCTGGAGAAACCAATATCCAG GgtgaagaacaaaagaaattgGATGTGCTTTCTAATGAAGTTTTTGTTAAGGCTTTGATTAGCAGTGGAAGAACA TGCCTCCTGGTTTCTGAGGAAGATGAAGAAGCTATATTTGTGGATCAATCAAAGCGTGGAAA ATACATTGTTGTTTTTGATCCATTGGATGGATCCTCAAACATTGATTGTGGTGTTTCCATAGGAACT ATATTTGGGATTTATATGGTGAAACATAAAGACAATCCCACCATTGATGATGTATTACAACCTGGAAATAATCTCGTAGCAGCCGGTTATTGTATGTACGGAAGCTCCTGCACG TTAGTGCTAAGTACTGGGAGCGGCGTTAACGGTTTCACTCTCGATCCATCTCTAGGGGAGTTCATATTAACTCATCCCGATATCAAG ATACCTAAGAAAGGAAAGATTTATTCAGTAAATGAAGGAAATGCCAAAAATTGGGATGAACCAACTCGAAAGTTTGTTGAAAAATGCAAGTTCCCTACAGACGGTTCACCCCCAAAGTCCCTTAGGTACATTGGAAG CATGGTTGCAGATGTTCACCGAACATTGCTTTATGGTGGTATCTTTTTATACCCTGCAGATAAGAAAAGTCCTAATGGGAAGCTACG TGTTCTTTACGAAGTTTTCCCTATGTCATACCTAATGGAACAAGCTGGAGGTCAAGCTTTTACTGGAAAGCAAAGG GCCCTCGATTTAGTTCCGGGGAAGATACATGAACGATCTCCGGTTTTCCTTGGTAGCTATGATGACGTTGAAGAAATTAAAGCACTCTATGCTGCTGCTGATGCTGCAAAATAG
- the LOC108458965 gene encoding uncharacterized protein LOC108458965 translates to MGACATKPKVLKDENSQATVPAPEPIKEESVQPVETKDEPVVVKEADETKPNSLGSLLDNEEKSNETKVETITLEEPKIKEEAAIVEAPKKVEEAIVEAPKEAPKKEEVIVEAPKEAPKKEEVIVEAKTMVEADKQKKKEEEEEDDEIIVLAEKKSEGAKKEEPIVKEVKTEAPIV, encoded by the exons ATGGGTGCTTGTGCTACTAAACCAAAGGTTTTGAAAGATGAAAACTCACAGGCCACCGTCCCCGCACCAGAACCGATCAAGGAAGAATCCGTTCAGCCGGTTGAAACAAAAGACGAACCGGTGGTCGTGAAGGAAGCTGATGAAACCAAGCCGAATTCTCTTGGTTCATTGCTTGATAAT gaagaaaagaGCAATGAAACTAAGGTGGAGACAATAACTCTTGAAGAACCAAAGATTAAAGAAGAAGCCGCCATTGTCGAGGCGCCAAAGAAAGTGGAAGAAGCCATTGTTGAGGCTCCAAAGGAGGCCCCAAAGAAAGAAGAAGTCATTGTTGAGGCTCCAAAGGAGGCCCCAAAGAAAGAAGAAGTCATTGTTGAGGCAAAAACAATGGTTGAAGCTGACAagcaaaagaaaaaggaagaagaagaagaagatgatgagaTTATTGTTTTGgctgaaaagaaaagtgaaggagCTAAGAAAGAAGAACCCATTGTAAAAGAAGTGAAAACTGAGGCACCCATTGTTTGA
- the LOC108458224 gene encoding uncharacterized protein LOC108458224, producing the protein MEGKPSAGGNMLQEWEYGCLGLQGSIQPQNEQQPCMSRLPSAFGSVENERQEIIVIEDDVTNYPNQCMLEHNEAGKNEDGSPWQRMKWTGKMVKLLITILSYIGEDPSTDCAGNQIKVSSLLRKLGKWKCVSKVMLERGYIVSPQQCEDKFNNLNKTYRRLNDLLGRGTSCKVVENPKLLDIINVSEKGKEDVRKLLMSKHLFFEEMCSYHNGNRLYLPHDPDLLQSLLFILKNVDDYELLDSNQPVPDKKAGVTAKDNEDFAEFSAKWLELISENGIAPSGSNQTLNAEGDATEYNGANSGFSAEISTMWFKPMSNNEVVGPTSSLKPSCFNQIPDTEDNEADGSQWMTRRAYQLEKQKLRLKSKVLDLEKQRLKWRCRSWKQDMELEKMRLVNKCLKHGNECIALQLKGKKIGS; encoded by the coding sequence ATGGAAGGTAAACCATCAGCAGGTGGTAACATGCTGCAGGAATGGGAATACGGTTGTCTAGGCCTACAAGGATCGATACAGCCTCAAAACGAACAACAGCCATGCATGTCCAGACTTCCTTCTGCTTTTGGTTCAGTTGAAAACGAGAGACAGGAAATCATTGTTATTGAGGATGATGTGACAAATTATCCCAATCAATGCATGCTCGAGCACAATGAAGCTGGTAAGAATGAGGACGGGTCGCCATGGCAACGCATGAAATGGACCGGAAAAATGGTGAAGCTTTTGATTACTATTCTTTCTTACATCGGAGAGGATCCTTCCACCGATTGTGCAGGTAATCAGATAAAAGTTTCTTCTCTTTTGAGGAAACTTGGGAAATGGAAGTGTGTTTCGAAGGTGATGCTCGAACGAGGTTACATCGTCTCTCCACAACAATGTGAGGACAAGTTTAATAATTTGAACAAAACATATAGGAGATTAAATGATTTACTAGGGAGAGGCACTTCTTGCAAGGTTGTTGAGAACCCGAAGCTTTTGGATATAATAAACGTATCGGAGAAAGGGAAAGAAGATGTACGAAAACTTTTGATGTCAAAACATTTGTTTTTCGAAGAGATGTGCTCGTATCATAATGGCAATCGATTGTATCTACCTCATGATCCTGATTTGTTGCAGTCTTTGTTGTTTATTCTAAAGAACGTAGATGATTACGAGCTACTTGACTCGAACCAACCCGTGCCTGATAAAAAAGCTGGTGTCACAGCTAAGGATAATGAGGATTTTGCAGAGTTCTCAGCAAAGTGGTTAGAGCTGATTAGCGAAAACGGTATTGCCCCATCGGGTTCTAACCAAACTTTAAATGCTGAAGGTGATGCAACCGAGTACAATGGGGCAAATTCCGGGTTTTCTGCGGAGATCTCAACAATGTGGTTCAAGCCTATGAGCAATAACGAAGTTGTAGGTCCCACGAGTTCTTTGAAACCGTCATGTTTCAACCAAATTCCGGACACTGAAGACAATGAAGCAGATGGATCACAATGGATGACACGCCGGGCATATCAACTAGAGAAGCAAAAGCTACGGCTGAAGTCCAAGGTGCTCGATTTAGAGAAACAGCGGTTGAAGTGGAGGTGTCGAAGCTGGAAACAGGACATGGAACTGGAAAAGATGAGACTGGTAAACAAGTGTTTGAAACATGGAAATGAATGCATTGCATTGCAACTTAAGGGTAAAAAGATTGGATCTTGA
- the LOC108458968 gene encoding WAT1-related protein At1g25270-like: MEKPAIRTNAGKAKVCGTLIGIGGAMVFTFYKGIDINIWSTNVNLLKHHHHQQVGHGPSYHGTGHFIIGAFFGLLSCVSFSLWLINQAKMSVGFPYLYSSTALMCLMGSIQGALYAVCTLRDWNQWKLGWNVRLLTVAFVGIMGSALFMFLVSWTVRLKGPLYVAIFNPLGLVLVAFVGSLLLDEKLHLGR; encoded by the exons ATGGAGAAACCGGCAATAAGAACAAATGCAGGGAAAGCCAAAGTGTGTGGGACATTAATAGGAATAGGTGGAGcaatggtattcacattttacaAAGGTATAGACATAAACATCTGGTCAACAAATGTAAACCTTTtaaagcatcatcatcatcaacaagTAGGTCATGGACCTTCATATCATGGCACTGGTCACTTCATTATCGGTGCTTTTTTTGGTCTTTTGAGTTGCGTTTCTTTCTCTTTGTGGTTGATCAATCAG GCTAAAATGAGTGTGGGGTTTCCGTACTTGTATTCAAGCACTGCTTTGATGTGTTTGATGGGATCAATACAAGGAGCTTTGTATGCAGTTTGTACTCTGAGGGATTGGAATCAATGGAAGCTTGGGTGGAATGTTAGGCTTTTAACTGTTGCTTTTGTG GGAATTATGGGATCTGCTTTGTTCATGTTCTTAGTATCATGGACTGTTAGGTTGAAGGGACCATTGTATGTAGCTATATTTAATCCATTGGGGCTTGTGCTTGTTGCTTTTGTGGGATCTTTGTTACTCGATGAAAAGCTGCATTTAGGAAG GTAA
- the LOC108458225 gene encoding uncharacterized protein LOC108458225 produces MEGNPVLDDNLIQGDGSFQVHEGLNPQFYQFQDVMKEIGKSCDDNWNTFDEEGGGGGCDGCYGGGCKGKGEFLWRRVKWTVQMVKLLINAVCYIDEDASSDCQGGVKRKPSMSHKIGKWRCVSKLMVKRGYRVSPQQCEDKFNDLNKRYKRLNDVLGKGTSCKVVEKPELLDVMDVSDKVKEEVKKILSSKNLFYKEMCLYHTRNRLYLPQYPKLQCSLQLRQYNGDDEFEKELHDAEPDDVFRQGNDVSLNGMEYGKSSAYGLQEQWMAFRLLELQKQKLQIQVQKLELEKKRFKWRRTNWNQDKDLDKMRLENDCMKLANERLAFKLVTRK; encoded by the coding sequence ATGGAGGGAAATCCAGTATTAGATGATAATTTGATTCAAGGTGATGGCTCATTTCAGGTTCATGAAGGGTTAAACccacaattttaccaatttcaagaTGTTATGAAAGAAATTGGAAAATCTTGTGATGATAATTGGAATACTTTTGATGAagaaggtggtggtggtggttgtGATGGATGTTATGGTGGTGGTTGTAAGGGGAAAGGCGAGTTCTTGTGGCGCCGAGTGAAATGGACGGTGCAAATGGTTAAGCTGTTGATCAATGCTGTTTGTTATATCGACGAAGATGCATCTTCTGATTGTCAAGGTGGTGTTAAGAGAAAACCGTCTATGTCGCATAAGATAGGGAAATGGAGATGTGTTTCGAAACTTATGGTTAAAAGGGGTTATCGTGTATCGCCTCAACAATGCGAGGACAAGTTCAATGATTTGAATAAAAGATACAAGAGACTCAATGATGTGCTTGGCAAAGGTACTTCTTGCAAGGTTGTGGAGAAGCCGGAGCTTTTGGATGTAATGGACGTATCGGATAAGGTAAAAGAGGAAGTGAAGAAGATTTTGAGTTCGAAAAATTTGTTTTACAAGGAGATGTGTTTGTACCATACCAGGAATAGATTGTATCTTCCTCAATATCCCAAGTTGCAATGCTCCTTGCAGTTGAGGCAATACAATGGGGATGATGAGTTCGAGAAAGAACTGCACGATGCTGAACCGGATGATGTGTTTCGTCAGGGAAACGACGTGAGTTTGAACGGTATGGAGTATGGCAAAAGCAGCGCCTATGGATTGCAAGAGCAATGGATGGCATTCCGTTTACTCGAGCTGCAAAAGCAGAAGTTACAAATTCAGGTACAAAAGCTTGAGCTTGAAAAGAAACGGTTTAAGTGGCGAAGGACAAATTGGAACCAGGACAAGGATTTAGATAAGATGAGGCTGGAAAATGACTGCATGAAGCTTGCAAATGAGCGTTTGGCATTCAAGTTAGTAACAAGGAAATGA